The bacterium DNA window CACATTCGCGTTCATTGCGATAGCCGTCGTGGCCGTCGCCTTTGTCTCCTGCTCAGAAGATCGTGTGACCTCGGATTACGATTCACATCCAACCGGCTGGATGGACCCCTATAGCTCCGAATGGCATGGTCAAGCGGCAATCTCCAGTTCAGGAGAAAGTTGTTTGGGTTGCCATGCGCTTAGCGGCTCTGCCCAAGGCTTCGACAACGGCCCGGAGCAGGAAGAAACTGTCCCGACGGTTGGAACAGCTTGTTACGACTGCCATGCTTACCCGCATGTCGAGGGCTTTGGAGAGTCGCATCCGCAGCGTTTCACAAACACGGAAAACTGGGCGGCGATCAGCTCATGCCAATCCTGCCACGGCGTGGACTTCACCGGTGGACGCACCGGTGCCAGCTGCAATGAGTGCCACACGCAGCAGGGCGGACCCGCGGCTTGCAACACATGCCACGGCATGCCGCCCACGACGACTCGACCGCTCGGCAGCGAAAATCCCGGTGCACACTCAGCGCATGCCCGCTATGCCTGCACGGAATGTCATCATCGCGTCGCCGGATTGGATCACATTGACACATTACCCGCCGATATTGGCTATGCCGATGCCCGCATCGCAACGGCCAATGGTTACCCGGTGTCTTATGACAACAGCAATTGTGCGACGTGGTGCCACTCGAATCTGCATCAAGGTGCGCCGATGGTTTCCGTGCAATGGAAGACCGGTCAGACGTTGAACGCTTGCCGTTCATGCCATCAGGTACCGCCGCAGTCGCCGTTCCATCCGACTGACAACCAGTGCCATCATTGTCACCCGAATGTGGACCCGAGTTCCAACTACAATGATGCGAACTTCATCCGCTTCGTGCCGGGCGACACGCTGCACGTTAATGGCACGGTGAACGCGATATTCCCGTAGTACTCTAACGCGATCTCGCCATCCGCCGTTTGAGAACAGCGCGGCCCGGTACATTTAGTACCGGGCCGCTTGCTTTTAGTCGAAGTGCGGACGATTAGAAGAACATCGAATATACAATGAACACGAGTACGATCAAGCCCGTCAAGAACGCCGTCCAGCCCCACGTCAACAACGCAAGTTTGTGCCAGCGCTTCATCGGCGGAATGACATGGTCGTCCAGACTGCCGTGGCTCGTAAGATGCTCGACTTCGCGTTGGCGTTCGCGTTCCAACTCTTCGGTAGACTCACGGCCCGTGAAGATAACGTCGTCGAGCGGGAATTTCGCGGGTCGCAGGTGTCCGTTGAAGAAGTGCACGGTGAAGATGAAGGCCGTCGCGAGCAGCGCCTCCTCGCTGTGGACGATATGCGCGAGATTGATCATCCAGCCGGGCAGAAGCTGCGTGAAGAATTCAGGGTACCAGAGAATGAAACCGCTCGAACCGATAATCACCACGCCCCAGAACACCGCGAAGTAGTCGAACTTCTCCCAATACGTGAATTTGCCAAATTTGGGTTTGGGTCCCAATCCGAGGAAGTACTTGAAGTGGGCCCACATGTCTTTGGCGTCCTGCGGGTTGGGCGTCATCGAGCCTTCGCCGTAGAACAGCCCCTTTTTACGCTGAACGAGAAACGCATAGAGCAGCGACAGAACATGCAGCACGAAGGTCGCGATCATTATGATGGCGCCGACCCGGTGAATGACCGCCATGGTCCGCAATTCAATGACATTGCTCGTGATCCAATAGGCGGCGGAGCTATGCGAGAATTTCAGCGGCAGTCCGGTCATCGCCTGCAGCAGGAAGCTCGAGGCAAGCGTAATATGCAGAGTGCGCTGCCACGGATCAAAGCGTCGTACCCATTTGCGCACCGCTTCGGGACTGCGTTTCGGTCGCCCCGCGGCAATTTCTCGGATGAACCACAGCACCGTGTGCAGGCCGAAGAAGCCGAACACAAAGAACAGCAGCGAGGTCATGAACTTCTCAGCCACAGTGACATTGCGTTGCGGCGCCGTCGCGCCCTCCGACCCGCCGTGCGGGTCATAGTGCGACAGGAACTGCACGAAGTTCTCGTTAGCATCCTTGTGACAGCGCGCACAGGTCTGAACGATTTTTTCCCGGCTGACTTTCGATTCAGGATCATCCTGCGACCGGATGTCATGGTTGCCGTGACAGTTGACGCAAGTCGCGAACTCGTCGCCTTGATAGCCCAGATTGTACGCCTGACCGTGGTAGGTACGTTCATATGACCGCACCACCTCGGGATTCAACTGGAATTTGAGGGCGAACTCGCGATTGCCATGGCACTTGCTGCACATGTCAATGATGTGCCGCGGCAGCATGTCGTCGCTGACCTTTTTGATGTCCTTTTCGCCGTGGCAGGTGATGCAGGTAGGCGCCTCAGTGTGTCCCTTCGCATGCGCCATGCCATGCTCCGAACGCATGTACTCTTGATACTCTCTTGAGTGGCAGTTTTCGCACTGCATGCGCAAATTCGAACGCGGCTCCTGCCCCTCGACCTTACGGTTGAAGTGATAGACGTGGCACTGCGTGCAGTTCGCCACGCCGCCCGCTTCAGTTTCGGTCATGACTTTGCCGTGCGCGAGAAACTCTTTGGCATGCCGTTCGTCGCTGTGACAGCGGTTGCACGTAGCCGGTAGTTCCTCACGGAAGATGCCGCCCGAAGCGTGAACCATTTGCGTCTGGTGTCCGGTATGACAGGCCACGCATGTCATCAGGCGGGCGTCCACGCTGTCCTTGCGATGCAATGACTCTTCGTAACCTTTGTGGCACGTCGCGCACAAGGCGTCGAGCCGATCCACGGACGTATGCGAAGCGGGATCCGCGGGCGACAATATATCGTGCTCGCCGTGGCAAGAAACGCAATTCGGCGCGTTTACATCGCCCGCTTGTATCTTATGATAGTGCTGACTCGCCACATAATTTTGCGACTCCTTCTTGTGGCAATCCATGCAGCCGCGAATACTGTACTGATGCCATTGGGCAGTCGTCATGCTATCGCGCTTCGACTTGAAGTGCGGGTCGTGGCAGGATGTGCAGCTCATCTCAGCGTTGGCAGCCTTGCCGTTGCGCGAGTGCACACTCTTGTCGAACGCGGCGAGCTCGTTGCGGTGGCAGATGCCGCAGACGCGCCGCGAATCGGCATGTTCACGGATGCTATGCGACCCGTGGCAGTCCGAGCATTCGGGCACGCCGCGGAACCCCATGTCATTCAGTTTGTTGAAGAAACCCGCCATGAACATCTTCATGGCCTCTTCGTGGCAGCCGCCGCAATTCACATGGCGGGGCCGCTCATGCGGGAAATCCACGCCTTTGAGATCGGTGTGGCAGTCAATGCAATCCAGGCCCTCATGCACAGACCCCTTTAAACTGTCGCTCGTCACGGTGACCGATTTGGGCCCCGTCAGAGTTTCCATCGTCATCGCGGGATCGCTGTGGCAGTCCATGCAATCGTTGTTTGATTGCGAGTACAAAGGAGTGGCCGCGCACAGCAGCGCGACAATGGACGAGAGCAGGAAGGTGATTGCTTTATTCATCGAACCGGCGTCTTAGTGTTTGTCTTTGTCAGGTTGGGAGGGCGAATCGTCGTCCGTCACCTCGTCGGTGTTCACGATCTTGTCATACCAGCGGCGGTGGCGATGCTTGACCAAGTCCAGCGAGATCTTACCGGTCAGCCAGGTCCAGCTCATGGGATACTCTTCAGGGTGGAAGATCACGAAGAAGAAGTGCCACACTACGATGGCTAACGTAGCCAGCCACGCTTCGTAAAGGTGAATCGTCTGGCACACGGGCACCGCCCACGCGGGAAGAATCGGCGACAATTGGGCCGGGAACCACAGCACAAATCCGGTCGCGATCATCAGAATGGTACCCCAAATCAGCGCCCAGTACTCAGCTTTCTGCGAATAGTCATACCGATCAAACTTGGCGGGTTCATCGCTCTTGTTTAGATGATAAGCCAAATTGTCGCGCAGTTCCGTTACGTCGTGCTTGGCGGGCAACATGGCCGACCATTCTTCGCGGCCGCGGCGCGTGCGGAAAAGGTACCAGATATGGTAAACAGAGCAGATGATGAGTCCGATGGCCATAACGCGGTGCGTCACGCTGCGGAAACCTTCGGTGAAGCCAACCATCGAGAGCATCTTGACCCACCATGCGTCCGGGAATTTCAATGCAAAGCCTGTCACCGCCAGCAGAATGAAGGTAATCGAGAGAATCATGTGCTGGATGATCTGATGGCGGTCAAACCGCGTCACCTTTTTGCCCGCGGTCTGATGTTCGCGCGCTTTGATCATATGGTAGTTCAGGATCAGCAGGTTGTGCACGACCATGCCACCGATCACGGCGAAAATCATGATCCAATAGATGCGCGCGATCCACCACTGCGCACCGCCTTCAATCGGCTGTAGTGCCTTGTGCGTGTAGGATTGCGAAAAGTTCGCATCTGCCTTAGGATGACATTCGGCACATGTGCGCGTGACATTCGCCGGGTGAATGCTCGACAAACTATCGGCGGCCGTCCGAACGGCGTGTGCTCCATGACAGTCAGTGCACGAGGGCGTGTTCTTGGACTTAGCTTTCGTAGCTAAACCGTGGTAGCTGTCGGTGTAAGTCGAGACGACATCCGGAGCCAAGCCATACTTGCGAATGATGTCAGGATTCTCGTGGCACTTGCCGCACGTTTCCAGAGCGATCTTGTCGTGGCTGACCTTGCTGCGCGGATCCTTCGGCGATATCAGCAGGTGCTCACCGTGACATCCTGTGCAGGTCGGGCTGTCATCCACGCCGCTCTGCAGGGCGCGATAGTGGATGGAAACGCGATACTGCTCCTGCTCGCTCGAGTGGCAGCGACCGCACGTCTTGTCAATGTTGATATGCGCAATTGTGGATTCCGGATTGTTGCTGCCGCGAATCGCATGTCCGCCGTGACAATCAATGCAAACCGGCACGTCAGGATTGCCTTCCTTGAGCAGTTTACCGTGCGTGCTTTCGAGGAAGTTCTCAAACGAGCGCGGCAGACGCACTTCCGGGTCGAGACCGATACCCACCTGGCTGTGACATTTTGCGCAGGTTTCAACTTGCCGGGACCGGTGCATCGGTGACGCCGGATCGGAGATGCGCCGGATATTGTGCGCGCCGTGGCAGCTTTCGCAGCGTGGAGCGCGCGGCGATCCGCTTTCGAGCGCGTAGGCATGCAGGCTCAGGTTGTAGCGCGCGACCGATTCGGCGTGGCAAGCGCCGCATGTGGCTTCGGCAGGCGATTCGTTTGTAACACGCAGCGTCGTGTCCGACGGTGCGCGACTGCGATGCTCACCGTGGCACTCGAAACAATGGGACAGGTTGCGCCCTTCCCTGAATTGCGCGTGCACCGACTGCTTGAATTCCTCGGCCACGGCTTGGTGGCAACTCAAACATGCGTCCTCAAGTTTGTCGGACTGGCGCTTTTCTGAATGCACGGAGTGCGCCGTATGGCAGTCAGTACACGACGGCAGTCCTTCTTTGCCTGCTTTGTGCAGCTGTCCATGAATACCGACATCGTAACTCGCATAAGAGGCGGTACGTCCGCCTTCCGGAGCGTGCATGCGGTTATGGCAAGTCGCGCACGTCTGATCTATCTTCGCTTTGGCAGTCTTGGTGCCCACGTCTCCGGCGCCCGAGATATTGTGCGTGCCGTGACAGGCTGCGCACTTCAGAACGCCCTCATGTCCGCCCGCGGCGACCTGTGCGGCCGGTTCCTTGTGACAGCCGGCACAGTTCACGGCGGCGAGTCGCTCAGGGTGCGGCCAGTCATCGAAATTCTTCAGGTCAGCGTGGCATTCCACGCACGCAAGTTTGGAGTGCTTGGAGTGCTTGAGCGAATCGTCGGTCACGGTCAACGAGGTGACCGAGCCGTCGGCGTTGGTCCGCGTCAAGGTGCCATCGGAGTGGCACTCGATGCAAGTTGCGTTATCAGGCGCGGCTTGCAACGGCAGCGCCAGGCAGAACAGCAGTAGGAGGGACAGAAGGGCGTTCATGTGCTTATTTTAGCTTCTTGCCGGGCAAGGCCGCTGGGAATGCGGTGTCCTCGTCGTGGCAACTGTTGCAGGTAGGTGCGACGGCGTAGTTGCCGCCCACGTGGCATTCCGCGCAATCGGTATCGGCGTGAGTTTCACTCAATGCCAGTCCGGTATGCTCGTGTTTGAAGGTCTTCGGATCCCACGGCTTGTGACACGTCGAGCATTCGCCCGAGGCGGGCTTGGTGAAATGCGTGGGACTGCCGTGGCAGCGGCGACAGCTAAGGCGCTCGTGATAACTCTTTAGCGGCCAGCCCGTGCGGCTGTGTGAGAAGGCCTGCGCTTCTTGCTTAAGGTGGCATTGATCGCAGCTCATCTCCGCATGGCAGGTGTTGCAGATCGAATGCAGCGCCTCTTCGCTATGGCGAATCTCCGCCGTCTTCTGCTCTTTGGCGTGACAGACGGCGCAGCCTTCAGCGTGATGGCACGACGCGCAGCTGACACCGTATTTTTCAGTATGATTGCGATGGAACAGCGTCACGACGGTACCGCCGCCGTAAGTAGAGTTCCACACTTTCTTCTCCGGTTCAACCAGTCCGGCGAGCTTGCTCCCCGGAGATTGCGACATGCGGGACATCGTCGGCTCCTGCCCCTTCTTAACATGGCAGATTTCGCAGGCGGTGTCATGGCTCCAATCCTGGTGACAGCCAAGACATTGACGGTGATAAGCGCCCTTCAAACTCGGCTGTTCCAGATTCTCATCAGCCGCATCTGCCGGATGGCAGTTCTTGCATGCGGTGATGCCGCCCACTTCTTGGAAGTGGTGGCAATCCTGACAGCCGCGGTCCATGGCCGTCATCCCGGCGTGCAGCCGGTGGGCAAAGTGAACCGGCTCGTATTCGCTTTCGATCTCATTGATCACGATCTCATCCGGGCCCATGCCGAGCTCTTTCTGAGTCGTTCGCGGGCGCGGGCAGCCGCGCAGACAGGGATCTTTTTCGGTCGGTGTGCTGCATGCGTGGCATTCGCCGCAGCCGTTCGCGGGACCGGCCTGTTTGGCTTCGGTCGGCGGCAGCATGGTCCAGAGCAGGACAAGTATCAGTACTAAGTAGGTCTTCATAATCGGAACCGAGGAGACAAGCGCGTCAGCGACGGCGGGGGCGCTTGTTCAAGGCCTTCCAAAACGGAATGAAGGAGAGCAGGCCAATGATGGCGGTGAGATACTCGCCGGCCTGCGTCACCACGGTGAATTCGTGTAATGAATGCATAGTTGGCTCGCGGGTTAGTGTTCGTCCGCGGCATAATCCGGGTGCGCGACCAGAATCGGCATCCGGTTGACGATAAACTTAAAGATCAGCACGCCGATCGTGATAATCATCACGGTGACGGTGATCTCTTTCCAATGCGGCACGTAGCGTTCGGTCAAGGTGTAGTTCAGGCAAATGACCGAGACGTTCAAGCGGTTCAGGATCAGCCCAAGCACCGTCCAGACTGCGGCGATGCGGGCGTAAAAGGCATTCATGCGCCGCACGGCCAATAGGAACAGAAAGGCGGGTGCCAGAATGAAGCCCAGCACTTCAACCAACCACCAGGCGCCGTAACCCGAGAACAGGAGCGACCATTGGTGCTCGTGCGCGATGCCGATGATCTTCAGCCAGAAGTACATGTACAGCACCATGGCGCCGCCCTTGGCCAGGCCCAGCGTGAGGTTGTTCAAGTCATGGTGGCTGAAGTGTTTTGTCTGGTTCTTGAAGTAGCGATGCGACAAAGTGGACTCGAAGATGATCATGCCGATACCGCCGGCAACCGCTGAGATCAGGAAGAATACCGGCAGATACATGCTGTACCACAGCGGGTGCAGCCGTCCGGGCATAATCAAGAACAGTGCGCCGAGCGACGATTGGTGTAAGGTGGACAGAACGACGGCCATGACGGTCGCACCGAGCGTCAACTTGACGGCGACTTCGCGCAGTTGCCGGGCTCCGAGCCATTCGAGTAACGGTGGCCAGAACTCGATGAACTGGCAGAACAGGTACAGCGCGACGCACCAGCCGACTTCAAACATCACGGAACTCGTGCCAAACGACCACACCATCGGATAGGGAAGCCGCCACGGACGTCCTAAATCGTACATCAGACCGAACACGACCAATGCGTAGCCCAGAAAGCCCGTAAGAATCGCGGGCCTGACCAGCGGACGGTACTCTTTCATGCCGAAGATGTGTGTGATCGTGCCGATGATAAACCCACCGGCCGCCAGCGCAACGCCGCACAGGACATCAATACCGATCCAAATACCCCATGGGTTTGCGTCCGTCAAGTTCGAAATCGCGCCCATGCCTTGCGTGAAACGCTGAAACGTAACAGGAATACCGACGGCCAGAATCAGGGCCGCAATCGCGTGGCCCGGCGTCAACAGACTTTGGAAATACTCCTTCGGCGTGCGCCCCAGGAATATCTTGTCCCGGACAAAGTCGCGGGCGGGCGCATCGGGAGTTAAGGGAGTTGGGACGGCCATTACGCGTGCCCCTTTCCGTTCTTCGCGGTGTCCTTCGCCTGATCTTTGGCCAACTGCTCTTTGCGTTGGGTGAACAGGTAGACCGACAGGAAGAACGTCGGCCAGATCGCCATGACAAGCGGCGCGGCGGACAGATAGTTGCGCGTCAGTTCGGGATACGGACGGGTACCGAGATCGGTGCGGAAACCGATCTGTTCAAACGGAACGCTTGACAAGTACATCCAACTCGTTCCGCCGACTTCATGCTCTCCGTAAATGTGATCTACATACTTGTCCGGGTGCCGCGCGATTTTTTGCCGCGCGACCTTGACGAGATCGTCGCGCTTGCCAAAGGTCATCACTTCGCGGGGACACGCTTCTACGCACGCGGGCGGCTTGTTCTGTCCGAGCCGCGTCTCTAAACAAAAAGTGCACTTTCTCACTCGCGGAGACAGTGCACGGTCATATTCATACGTTGGGATGTCGAACGGACAGGCCACCATGCAGTAGCGGCAGCCGATGCAGACGCTGGCATCGTACTGCACGGCGCCGGCATCCGACTTGGTGAAGGCCCCGACCAGACAGGCGGAAGCGCAGGCTGGTTCGTCGCAGTGCATGCACTGCTTTTTTGCGTAAATCGGGCTGTCCGGCGAATGCCCCGGAAAGCGATTGACGACGGTAAACTGGTTCGGGTGGGTGCGGCGGCGTTCATCGAAGACCGACGCGTCTTCCGGCGGCTTGTCGAGCGCCGGTAGATCATTTTCTTTGGCGCAGGCCAATTCGCAGCGGCGGCAGTTATGTCCGATGCAAAGCGTCGTGTCCACCAGCACTCCGAACCGCTCGGGGTTGCCTTCAAACTCCTCGACGCTGGCCAAGGCGGTCGCCGGCGCGGTTGCCGCTGCGAGGCGGGTCCCTGCGACTCCGGCTAATTTGAGAAAGTCTCTGCGGGTGATATTCATAGTCGTTTCCCGATAAGACAGCGCGGGAGCGCGGCGGTGTGATAAGAATCACACATGCCGTCGCGCTCCCGCGCCAAAATGTCCTGTCAACGGGAGAAGGCGGCGGCTAATTGGTCTTCGCCGTGCTGTCGGCCTTTTCCGGAATTTTGTGAACGATCTTCGCCAGGGCTTCATCATACTTGAAGCCCTTAAAGGTCGGTGATTTTTCGTTATGGCACTTGGTACACGTGGCTTCATTCGGGACAATCATGCCGGCCGCGAGGGAGGCCTCGTGCGACTCCATGACTTTCTTGGACTTGTATTCCGAGCCCGGACCGTGGCACACTTCGCATCCCACGGCGCCGAGGTCTTCTGCGCCTACGAGGCTGGTGTCCGCGCCGAAACCGCTGGCCGTGCCATGACCGGTCGTATGGCAGGCGAGGCATTCCGGATTCTTGTCTTCCCCTTTAGCCTTCAGGCTTTCCATGGACTTGGCATGCTTGGTTTCGAGCCATGTTTCATAGATGCTGCCATTCTTCTCACCCTTATGGCACATCTTGCACTTGCCCGATCCAACGTAGGCGGGGGTCTTGGCGGCGTCTTGCGCAATGGCCCAGTTGGCAACAGCCATCAGGCAGCACAGGGCGATAGCAAAGCGAATGAACTTCATGATTTTAGTCCTTTTGATCCGACGATAGTTGACGAAACGAATGTTTGAACTCTTTTCGTGCATAAATATAGCGATAATAGACTCTCATTTCAACCATAACGTAAAGCTATCCCTTTGCAAATATGACAATTAAAGTAAACTTCTGGTCGAACACCGCAAAGCTATTCACTTGTTAAAGAACAACAAAGCA harbors:
- a CDS encoding cytochrome c3 family protein, with translation MNKAITFLLSSIVALLCAATPLYSQSNNDCMDCHSDPAMTMETLTGPKSVTVTSDSLKGSVHEGLDCIDCHTDLKGVDFPHERPRHVNCGGCHEEAMKMFMAGFFNKLNDMGFRGVPECSDCHGSHSIREHADSRRVCGICHRNELAAFDKSVHSRNGKAANAEMSCTSCHDPHFKSKRDSMTTAQWHQYSIRGCMDCHKKESQNYVASQHYHKIQAGDVNAPNCVSCHGEHDILSPADPASHTSVDRLDALCATCHKGYEESLHRKDSVDARLMTCVACHTGHQTQMVHASGGIFREELPATCNRCHSDERHAKEFLAHGKVMTETEAGGVANCTQCHVYHFNRKVEGQEPRSNLRMQCENCHSREYQEYMRSEHGMAHAKGHTEAPTCITCHGEKDIKKVSDDMLPRHIIDMCSKCHGNREFALKFQLNPEVVRSYERTYHGQAYNLGYQGDEFATCVNCHGNHDIRSQDDPESKVSREKIVQTCARCHKDANENFVQFLSHYDPHGGSEGATAPQRNVTVAEKFMTSLLFFVFGFFGLHTVLWFIREIAAGRPKRSPEAVRKWVRRFDPWQRTLHITLASSFLLQAMTGLPLKFSHSSAAYWITSNVIELRTMAVIHRVGAIIMIATFVLHVLSLLYAFLVQRKKGLFYGEGSMTPNPQDAKDMWAHFKYFLGLGPKPKFGKFTYWEKFDYFAVFWGVVIIGSSGFILWYPEFFTQLLPGWMINLAHIVHSEEALLATAFIFTVHFFNGHLRPAKFPLDDVIFTGRESTEELERERQREVEHLTSHGSLDDHVIPPMKRWHKLALLTWGWTAFLTGLIVLVFIVYSMFF
- a CDS encoding cytochrome b/b6 domain-containing protein, with amino-acid sequence MNALLSLLLLFCLALPLQAAPDNATCIECHSDGTLTRTNADGSVTSLTVTDDSLKHSKHSKLACVECHADLKNFDDWPHPERLAAVNCAGCHKEPAAQVAAGGHEGVLKCAACHGTHNISGAGDVGTKTAKAKIDQTCATCHNRMHAPEGGRTASYASYDVGIHGQLHKAGKEGLPSCTDCHTAHSVHSEKRQSDKLEDACLSCHQAVAEEFKQSVHAQFREGRNLSHCFECHGEHRSRAPSDTTLRVTNESPAEATCGACHAESVARYNLSLHAYALESGSPRAPRCESCHGAHNIRRISDPASPMHRSRQVETCAKCHSQVGIGLDPEVRLPRSFENFLESTHGKLLKEGNPDVPVCIDCHGGHAIRGSNNPESTIAHINIDKTCGRCHSSEQEQYRVSIHYRALQSGVDDSPTCTGCHGEHLLISPKDPRSKVSHDKIALETCGKCHENPDIIRKYGLAPDVVSTYTDSYHGLATKAKSKNTPSCTDCHGAHAVRTAADSLSSIHPANVTRTCAECHPKADANFSQSYTHKALQPIEGGAQWWIARIYWIMIFAVIGGMVVHNLLILNYHMIKAREHQTAGKKVTRFDRHQIIQHMILSITFILLAVTGFALKFPDAWWVKMLSMVGFTEGFRSVTHRVMAIGLIICSVYHIWYLFRTRRGREEWSAMLPAKHDVTELRDNLAYHLNKSDEPAKFDRYDYSQKAEYWALIWGTILMIATGFVLWFPAQLSPILPAWAVPVCQTIHLYEAWLATLAIVVWHFFFVIFHPEEYPMSWTWLTGKISLDLVKHRHRRWYDKIVNTDEVTDDDSPSQPDKDKH
- the nrfD gene encoding polysulfide reductase NrfD: MAVPTPLTPDAPARDFVRDKIFLGRTPKEYFQSLLTPGHAIAALILAVGIPVTFQRFTQGMGAISNLTDANPWGIWIGIDVLCGVALAAGGFIIGTITHIFGMKEYRPLVRPAILTGFLGYALVVFGLMYDLGRPWRLPYPMVWSFGTSSVMFEVGWCVALYLFCQFIEFWPPLLEWLGARQLREVAVKLTLGATVMAVVLSTLHQSSLGALFLIMPGRLHPLWYSMYLPVFFLISAVAGGIGMIIFESTLSHRYFKNQTKHFSHHDLNNLTLGLAKGGAMVLYMYFWLKIIGIAHEHQWSLLFSGYGAWWLVEVLGFILAPAFLFLLAVRRMNAFYARIAAVWTVLGLILNRLNVSVICLNYTLTERYVPHWKEITVTVMIITIGVLIFKFIVNRMPILVAHPDYAADEH
- a CDS encoding 4Fe-4S dicluster domain-containing protein, with the protein product MNITRRDFLKLAGVAGTRLAAATAPATALASVEEFEGNPERFGVLVDTTLCIGHNCRRCELACAKENDLPALDKPPEDASVFDERRRTHPNQFTVVNRFPGHSPDSPIYAKKQCMHCDEPACASACLVGAFTKSDAGAVQYDASVCIGCRYCMVACPFDIPTYEYDRALSPRVRKCTFCLETRLGQNKPPACVEACPREVMTFGKRDDLVKVARQKIARHPDKYVDHIYGEHEVGGTSWMYLSSVPFEQIGFRTDLGTRPYPELTRNYLSAAPLVMAIWPTFFLSVYLFTQRKEQLAKDQAKDTAKNGKGHA
- a CDS encoding cytochrome C554 codes for the protein MKFIRFAIALCCLMAVANWAIAQDAAKTPAYVGSGKCKMCHKGEKNGSIYETWLETKHAKSMESLKAKGEDKNPECLACHTTGHGTASGFGADTSLVGAEDLGAVGCEVCHGPGSEYKSKKVMESHEASLAAGMIVPNEATCTKCHNEKSPTFKGFKYDEALAKIVHKIPEKADSTAKTN